In a single window of the Elaeis guineensis isolate ETL-2024a chromosome 6, EG11, whole genome shotgun sequence genome:
- the LOC140858765 gene encoding uncharacterized protein — MESTILKAQIQNVEKLETFNGLNYKCWSIKVLYQLTTAKVAYNALQKRYVNEDAGNKSFLVNKNINFKMDDSKPIIVQVNELNEIASYCTDAGEMILEIFQVSTIIGKLPPSWRDYQKILKHKNKSLSLNQLLQHIQLENEARIRDEVDNQNRDRMIRNVEGLVYSNFKFMNKFPSRKKGSSNNRKRGKSEENGNKKRKGPCFVCGKFGHLARVCHYCKGQNKNDANVIEDSEMVAMITYILMVNIEEGWSDFGATCHATPYRNLFKSYEAFSGEKSVFIGNSSSCAITGKGTISFSYF; from the exons ATGGAATCTACAATTCTCAAGGCTCAAATTCAGAATGTGGAGAAGCTTGAGACATTTAACGGTCTCAATTACAAATGTTGGAGCATCAAGGTTCTTTATCAACTTACAACTGCAAAAGTTGCCTAT AATGCTCTCCAAAAGAGGTATGTCAATGAAGATGCTGGGAATAAATCTTTTCTTGTTAATaagaatatcaattttaaaatggaTGATTCTAAGCCTATCATTGTTCAAGTCAATGAACTCAATGAGATTGCTTCTTATTGTACTGATGCGGGTGAAATGATTCTGGAGATATTTCAAGTTTCTACCATCATTGGTAAACTTCCTCCTTCATGGAGGGATTATCAAAAGATTTTGAAACATAAAAATAAGTCTCTAAGTTTGAATCAACTATTGCAGCACATTCAACTTGAAAATGAGGCTAGAATTAGAGATGAAGTTGATAATCAGAATAGAGATAGAATGATTCGTAATGTTGAAGGATTGGTCTATagcaattttaaatttatgaacaaGTTTCCAAGTAGAAAGAAAGGTTCTTCCAAcaatagaaagagagggaagtCCGAGGAAAATggcaataaaaaaagaaaaggtccTTGCTTTGTTTGCGGCAAATTCGGTCATTTGGCTAGAGTTTGCCATTATTGCAAAGGACAAAACAAGAATGACGCCAATGTGATAGAGGACAGTGAGATGGTTGCCATGATTACTTACATTCTCATGGTCAACATAGAAGAAGGCTGGAGTGATTTTGGAGCAACCTGCCATGCAACTCCATACAGAAATCTCTTTAAGAGCTATGAAGCTTTTAGTGGTGAAAAATCAGTATTCATAGGCAATTCTTCCTCATGCGCTATCACAGGAAAAGGGACTATAAGTTTCTCTTACTTCTGA